The Onychomys torridus chromosome X, mOncTor1.1, whole genome shotgun sequence genomic interval GTGTGGATGATTCACAAAGTTTCCAGAATTTGAGCAACTGGAAGAAAGAATTCATATATTATGCAGATGTGAAAGAGCCTGAAAGCTTTCCTTTTGTGATTTTGGGCAACAAGATTGACATAAATGAACGGCAGGTGTCTACAGAAGAAGCCCAAGCCTGGTGCAGGGAAAATGGCGACTATCCTTACTTTGAAACAAGCGCAAAAGATTCCACCAATGTTGCAGCCGCCTTTGAGGAGGCAGTTCGAAGAGTTCTGGCTACAGAAGATAGGTCAGATCATCTGATTCAGACAGATACCGTCAATCTGCACCGAAAGCCTAAGCCAAACTCATCTTGCTGTTGATGGCATTAAAGAGATGATTGGTgcattctaacacacacacatcatcaccaccacatctctttctctctctctctctctctctctctctctctctctctctctctctctctctctctctcacacacacacacacacacacacacacacacacacacacacacacacacgaggaggTTGGAGAAGAGAATTAATATTTGCAGGAGGGTTCATCTACTAATAAAATTCAACTAACGAATACTGCTGCCTCATTAGTTGGTGGGAGAAGGGACACATTCACTCTGGAGGAAATTACTCAGTAATTGGCACCTTACATTTATAAACTGTAATGGTTGTCTAATGTTTAATTAGTGCTAGTAAGATGACCAAGAATTTAACTGTAATTCAAACAAAAACCTTGACTATTCTAGAAGTTACACTTAGGTTGTTTTTCCCCACAAGAAAATGGAGAATtacttttatatgtgtatatttttatgtaattagCATTCTATTCTTGGTCCAGGAAAGTAAATTCTTATATAGCAGTACTATTAAAGATCAAAATCTAATGCATTTATGTTGTGATGCTTTTTGATGTGATCACCTCATTATCTCTaagatgacttttttttattcattctacatTTTATAATCTATCATATTTATTCAATTCTGTGGCACACATATATCCCCCTTCTCAACTAAGGAGCTAGCTTTTAAAAAAGTCTCATGTATtacaggttgaccttgaacttctggtcatcttgcctccacctcctgataGGGATACAGGCATGAGCCTGTGCTGCTATGTCTAATGCATGATGGGTGAGCTGTGTCTTCAGCCCAGGATTGTACTTCCTGAGAGGGTGATGAAGGCAACCATATTTACACAGGTATTTCCTTGGTATCTTCCCTATCACGATTCAGTGATTTGCTCTCAAAACTTTATTCTAAAAAGACAACTTGCAGCAGTggtctgtcttagggttactactgctgtaatgaaacaccatgaccaaaaagcaccttggggaggaaagggtttatttggcttacacttcctcatcactgttcatcaacaaaggaagtcaggaactcaaaacaaggcaggaacctgaaggcaggatctgatgcagaggccatggaggggtccTGCTtacttggcctgctttcttatagaacccaggaccaccaggcctcacccacaatgggctcagCCCTCCCACACCCTATAGGTAGCCCTGCCTAATGTTACTGAGGCTCAACCCTCTTGTAAGAAATTTTTCATGAGTTGATTTCATGTAGTATCAGTGACAACAGTCCTGTCCCATGGGAACATCAATCAAAGCCTAGACTGACTGCTGTTATAATATGGATAAGACCCTTCCCTATGATAATTAAGGACATACTAGAGTTGGAGAGTGAATTGCTAGGCTAGGGATTGGGGAAGGGTAGAATGTGAAAACAAGgcgggaaaaaaaatcattgtagtAAGATTAGGTTTTTTATAGTAATTTTCTAACAGGAGGCAGTTTTTGTCGTATGGGAACATTTTAAATTTGGGGCTATTCAAATTCATGTTATAGTAagctttcgtgtgtgtgtgtgtgtgtgtgtgtgtgtgtgtgtgtgtgtgtgtgtgtatatatatatataatttgtacatttgtacacacatacatgta includes:
- the Rab9a gene encoding ras-related protein Rab-9A codes for the protein MAGKSSLFKVILLGDGGVGKSSLMNRYVTNKFDAQLFHTIGVEFLNKDLEVDGHFVTMQIWDTAGQERFRSLRTPFYRGSDCCLLTFSVDDSQSFQNLSNWKKEFIYYADVKEPESFPFVILGNKIDINERQVSTEEAQAWCRENGDYPYFETSAKDSTNVAAAFEEAVRRVLATEDRSDHLIQTDTVNLHRKPKPNSSCC